From the genome of Chanodichthys erythropterus isolate Z2021 chromosome 17, ASM2448905v1, whole genome shotgun sequence:
TTGATTATTGCGGCAAGCTGCATTGCACTCTTTTAGCAGTTAATATGCTATAACTGGCAGTTAGATAGATGGCAAGCACTAAAATTGTTCATGCAAAGTATAAATGAAGACATGAATTGgagaaaaatataaaatcacTTGAAGGCCATTAAATTGCGTCATGTAAAAATAACTATTACAttatgttgaaattaaaaacaaaatgttttctgaCAAAGCATAAACTAAAGCAAGAGAAAAAATGTTGGAACTGATGCACATGATAATATCAAAAACACTTTCAGTACTTTTAATAACAGCCTTAGAACTTTGTTATGGTCTCATTTGCTTTCTTGAACAGAGCACAGTTCAGATCATTTCTTATTCCAGTGCTGTtcaacacaaacacagtctcacaCCAGAGATTTTTCTTGACGGCAGTGACTTTAAACGTCTCATAAGGAGGAATCAGCACCTCTTTCTCCTTAGAATGCTTAGAATATTTTGTCAGTTCAGCACCTTCACAAGTGCGGATTTCAAAACAAGATTTACTTCCAAAAGTTTCTGCTACTTTACGATCAAGAGAGGAGGATGCAAATAACCCAAAACGAACctttttattttgaacattctttttaaatgtaatatttgtaCCACGAAAAgttagaaaacatttattttgtgttctcTTCAGAATCTGTATTGCGTCTGTTAACAAAAAGTGAAGTGAATACCATTCGTATTTTTCCTTTTTGTATTGTTTCTTATCTTTCTGAACAGCA
Proteins encoded in this window:
- the LOC137004573 gene encoding GPI-linked NAD(P)(+)--arginine ADP-ribosyltransferase 1-like isoform X1, encoding MLLIIEALLLISSALGQDHRDAGEEKTFPLDMAPNSVDDQYKGCTKDMTNLVKTKYLQKETSDSKSKFSIAWKRAVNKNKNKTPRDGLTTNHLNAIYVYTNPDFEIYKNFNNAVQKDKKQYKKEKYEWYSLHFLLTDAIQILKRTQNKCFLTFRGTNITFKKNVQNKKVRFGLFASSSLDRKVAETFGSKSCFEIRTCEGAELTKYSKHSKEKEVLIPPYETFKVTAVKKNLWCETVFVLNSTGIRNDLNCALFKKANETITKF